Proteins from one Cryptomeria japonica chromosome 4, Sugi_1.0, whole genome shotgun sequence genomic window:
- the LOC131875032 gene encoding UDP-glycosyltransferase 85A1-like, producing MKSGCYFLWALRPDKEAGHVSEMLPTGFLEECKGQGVIAPWFRQAEVLKHPVVGGFLSHCGWNAVMESVSAGIPMLGFPLAADQFYNCRFMVEELKFALGLKNAEDGKRIIRAEEVEMKVRMLMEGDEGLRARQVAMRFRDLAEEEVSKGGGSATNLEVLCVLVAIAPAAINGISINFSFKFNFNKGQSLPKAASREAVCNKNSLQNVARTVCSDPCYGMTVIWQNCLCLAEMSEILSILKLKTGE from the exons ATGAAGAGCGGGTGCTATTTTCTGTGGGCGCTTCGTCCAGATAAAGAGGCGGGTCATGTCTCAGAGATGTTGCCGACTGGATTTTTGGAGGAATGTAAAGGGCAGGGGGTAATTGCGCCCTGGTTTAGGCAGGCGGAGGTTCTGAAACACCCTGTCGTAGGAGGGTTTTTGAGCCACTGCGGGTGGAATGCGGTCATGGAAAGTGTCTCGGCGGGTATTCCCATGTTGGGATTTCCTCTTGCAGCGGACCAGTTTTACAATTGCAGATTCATGGTGGAGGAGTTGAAGTTTGCGTTAGGGCTGAAAAATGCAGAGGATGGGAAAAGGATTATAAGAGCTGAAGAAGTAGAGATGAAGGTGAGAATGTTGATGGAAGGGGATGAGGGTTTGAGAGCAAGACAAGTAGCAATGAGATTTAGGGATTTGGCCGAGGAGGAAGTGAGTAAAGGAGGAGGGTCTGCAACTAATTTGGAAGTGCTA TGTGTACTAGTAGCTATAGCTCCAGCTGCTATTAATGGAATCTCTATTAATTTCAGCTTTAAATTCAATTTTAACAAGGGTCAGTCCCTGCCAAAGGCTGCGAGCCGCGAGGCAGTTTGTAACAAGAACAGTTTGCAAAATGTTGCCAGAACAGTTTGCAGTGATCCCTGTTACGGTATGACTGTCATTTGGCAGAATTGTTTGTGTTTAGCAGAGATGTCTGAaattttaagtattttaaaattgAAAACAGGGGAATAA